One stretch of Streptomyces agglomeratus DNA includes these proteins:
- a CDS encoding tyrosinase family protein has product MYTRKNQRDLTRTEKKRLVSALLELKRSGRYDEFVTLHGRHYVTDDEEGPRASHMTPSFFPWHRRFLLEFERALRAVDPGVSVPYWDWTTDNSPASSLWAEDFLGGTGRAGDGKVMTGAFAHANGNWNIRARVGDGSFLTRNLGRPSDPVSLPTRQDVAKALSDPLYDAGPWNSTVTRGFRNKIEGWGSGGTATTYNHNRVHRWVGGVMLGATSPNDPVFWLHHAFMDLLWDRWQRAHPDSGYLPRRKLPASDPQHGRVFSLHEPMPPWDVTPAQLLDHGRVYRYA; this is encoded by the coding sequence GTGTACACCCGAAAGAACCAGCGAGATCTCACCCGTACGGAGAAGAAGCGGCTGGTCAGCGCACTCCTGGAGCTCAAGCGCTCGGGGCGTTACGACGAGTTCGTGACGCTGCACGGCCGGCACTACGTCACCGACGACGAGGAGGGTCCGCGCGCCAGTCACATGACCCCTTCCTTCTTTCCGTGGCACCGCCGTTTCCTCCTGGAGTTCGAGCGGGCCTTGCGGGCGGTCGATCCGGGGGTGTCGGTTCCGTACTGGGACTGGACGACGGACAACTCTCCCGCCTCGTCACTGTGGGCCGAGGACTTCCTCGGGGGCACCGGCCGGGCCGGTGACGGGAAGGTGATGACGGGGGCGTTCGCGCACGCCAACGGGAACTGGAACATCCGCGCGCGGGTCGGGGACGGCTCCTTCCTCACCCGCAACCTCGGCCGGCCGTCCGACCCCGTCTCGCTGCCGACCCGGCAGGACGTGGCGAAGGCGCTGAGCGACCCGCTGTACGACGCCGGGCCGTGGAACTCCACCGTGACCAGGGGCTTCCGGAACAAGATCGAGGGGTGGGGGAGCGGCGGCACGGCCACGACGTACAACCACAACCGGGTGCACCGCTGGGTCGGCGGGGTGATGCTGGGCGCCACGTCGCCCAACGACCCGGTTTTCTGGCTCCACCACGCCTTCATGGACCTGCTCTGGGACCGCTGGCAGCGGGCGCATCCGGACTCCGGATATCTGCCGCGCAGGAAACTGCCCGCGTCCGATCCGCAGCACGGGCGGGTCTTCAGCCTCCACGAGCCGATGCCGCCCTGGGACGTCACACCCGCGCAGCTCCTCGACCACGGCCGCGTCTACCGCTACGCCTGA
- a CDS encoding glycoside hydrolase family 26 protein, whose protein sequence is MAERRRLTGTCIGTVAISLVVAGGVLAGGAAEAAHTGTPPPVPAARPDPGTPPDPGATPGSHAAADPGATAGPGPGPAPAPAEKPPPAIGAYLDYGPDGVKRMAELSKWLGGADLTVGHTYLPGDRWENIEGRAGFLRSWADWRRGAEDRMFVLNVPMLEGNEERVSDDEVRDLLQEGAAGRFDRHYRKLAKRLVDLGVPDTVIVLGWEMNGTTYAHRCAPDPEAWKRYWNRIVTAMRAVPGQKFRFDFAPNRGIDAIPWTECYPGDDVVDIIGMDSYDQPPGDTFDQQVSDPYGLQAQVDFAAEHNKAISYPEWGLFRNGDNPEYMERMLDWMARHKPLYQTITDYCPHGVWQCDENPRSSEVFRSKLFGWQSSPVPGTPPSAPPVPSPPQTPAPSPSAPPETTPADPTPTEPPGTPGSEKWCVPVKMGEWINKWVRDFTVCVKPRFPEHWNP, encoded by the coding sequence ATGGCTGAGAGGCGCCGTCTCACCGGCACCTGTATCGGGACGGTTGCCATAAGTCTCGTTGTCGCCGGTGGTGTTCTCGCGGGAGGCGCGGCGGAGGCGGCGCACACCGGAACCCCTCCCCCCGTCCCCGCCGCGCGGCCGGACCCGGGGACACCCCCGGACCCCGGTGCGACCCCCGGTTCGCACGCGGCCGCCGACCCCGGCGCGACCGCCGGTCCAGGTCCGGGCCCCGCTCCGGCCCCGGCGGAGAAGCCGCCGCCCGCCATCGGCGCGTATCTCGACTACGGGCCCGACGGCGTGAAGCGCATGGCCGAGCTGTCGAAGTGGCTGGGCGGCGCGGATCTGACGGTCGGACACACCTACCTACCGGGCGACCGCTGGGAGAACATCGAAGGCCGCGCCGGGTTCCTCCGCTCCTGGGCGGACTGGCGGCGCGGGGCCGAGGACCGGATGTTCGTACTCAACGTGCCCATGCTGGAGGGCAACGAGGAGCGCGTCTCCGACGACGAGGTCCGCGACCTGCTTCAGGAGGGCGCCGCGGGCCGGTTCGACCGCCACTACCGGAAGCTGGCCAAGCGGCTGGTGGACCTGGGCGTGCCGGACACCGTGATCGTCCTCGGCTGGGAGATGAACGGCACCACGTACGCGCACCGCTGCGCCCCCGACCCGGAGGCATGGAAGCGGTACTGGAACCGCATCGTCACGGCGATGCGTGCCGTCCCCGGCCAGAAGTTCCGCTTCGACTTCGCCCCGAACCGGGGCATCGACGCGATTCCGTGGACCGAGTGCTATCCGGGCGACGACGTCGTGGACATCATCGGCATGGACTCGTACGACCAGCCCCCGGGCGACACCTTCGACCAGCAGGTGTCCGATCCGTACGGCTTGCAGGCGCAGGTCGACTTCGCCGCCGAGCACAACAAGGCGATCTCCTACCCGGAGTGGGGGCTCTTCCGCAACGGCGACAATCCGGAGTACATGGAGCGGATGCTCGACTGGATGGCCCGGCACAAGCCGCTCTACCAGACCATCACCGACTACTGCCCGCACGGCGTCTGGCAGTGCGACGAGAACCCCCGGTCGTCCGAGGTCTTCCGCTCCAAGCTGTTCGGCTGGCAGTCGTCCCCCGTGCCGGGGACGCCGCCGTCCGCGCCCCCGGTCCCGTCCCCGCCCCAGACGCCCGCGCCGTCCCCGTCGGCGCCCCCGGAGACCACACCGGCCGACCCGACACCGACCGAGCCGCCCGGCACGCCCGGGTCCGAGAAGTGGTGCGTGCCGGTGAAGATGGGTGAGTGGATCAACAAGTGGGTCCGGGACTTCACGGTCTGCGTGAAGCCCCGCTTCCCGGAGCACTGGAATCCCTGA
- a CDS encoding GNAT family N-acetyltransferase, with the protein MKDATHRSHTPGEGEHRPHAPARPHGRGLTVTLCRDPARFARLRPEWDALHRRCASATPFQSHAWLHSWWLSYGTNGRLRVVLARRDGRLIGAAPLMLVHRPMPLLVPIGGAISDFSDVLIDDEEAQSAVTALERGLDRAARQAVVDLREVRPGAAAELLYERWTGARARLTDSTCMELPAEPIDDLVKRMQSSRAQRVRAKLRKIDALGIEEREVPESEVPGAVARLLRLHELQWRGRGVNVEHLRPRFAEHLMRAGRRMVGDGDAAVTEFRLDGEVVAVSMTLQSGLLSGGYLYGADPGLRDKKVDVTTMLLRHEAHLAAGSGRGVLSLLRGSEPYKNHWRPQEVTNQRLLLARSGLEPLLRVRASQVTVRDRAAETVTTRFPAARDWRDRVNSWRADGAVRAGAVMARGSAGTPAAVRDSSAPGSGASRRP; encoded by the coding sequence ATGAAGGACGCGACCCACCGGAGCCACACCCCCGGCGAGGGCGAGCACCGCCCCCACGCCCCCGCCCGCCCCCACGGCCGGGGCCTCACCGTCACCCTGTGCCGCGACCCCGCCCGGTTCGCGCGGCTCCGGCCGGAGTGGGACGCACTCCACCGCCGCTGCGCGTCCGCCACCCCGTTCCAGAGCCACGCCTGGCTCCACTCGTGGTGGCTCTCGTACGGAACGAACGGCCGGCTCCGTGTCGTACTCGCCCGCCGTGACGGCCGGCTGATCGGTGCCGCGCCGCTGATGCTCGTGCACCGCCCGATGCCGCTGCTCGTGCCCATCGGCGGCGCGATCTCCGACTTCTCCGACGTGCTGATCGACGACGAGGAGGCGCAGAGCGCGGTCACCGCACTGGAACGGGGGCTCGACCGGGCGGCCCGGCAGGCGGTCGTCGACCTGCGGGAGGTACGGCCGGGGGCGGCGGCCGAGCTGCTGTACGAGCGATGGACCGGCGCCAGGGCCCGCCTCACGGACTCCACCTGCATGGAGCTGCCCGCCGAGCCGATCGACGACCTCGTGAAGCGGATGCAGAGCAGCCGCGCCCAGCGCGTACGGGCCAAGCTGCGCAAGATCGACGCCCTGGGGATCGAGGAGCGCGAAGTCCCCGAGTCCGAAGTGCCCGGCGCCGTCGCCCGTCTCCTGCGTCTGCACGAGCTCCAGTGGCGGGGCCGGGGCGTCAACGTGGAGCACCTCAGGCCGCGTTTCGCCGAGCACCTGATGCGCGCGGGCCGGCGGATGGTGGGCGACGGTGACGCCGCCGTCACGGAGTTCCGGCTGGACGGCGAGGTGGTGGCCGTGAGCATGACCCTCCAGTCCGGTCTGCTGTCCGGCGGCTACCTGTACGGGGCCGACCCCGGCCTCCGGGACAAGAAGGTGGACGTCACGACGATGCTGCTGCGCCACGAGGCACATCTGGCCGCGGGGTCCGGCCGCGGCGTACTGAGTCTGCTGCGCGGCTCGGAACCGTACAAGAACCACTGGCGGCCCCAGGAGGTCACCAACCAGCGGCTGCTGCTGGCCCGGTCCGGCCTGGAACCCCTGCTGCGCGTACGCGCGTCGCAGGTGACCGTGCGGGACCGGGCCGCCGAGACCGTGACCACGCGCTTTCCCGCCGCGCGGGACTGGCGTGACCGGGTGAACAGCTGGCGGGCGGACGGCGCGGTCAGGGCCGGCGCCGTCATGGCCCGGGGGAGCGCCGGGACCCCGGCCGCCGTCAGGGATTCCAGTGCTCCGGGAAGCGGGGCTTCACGCAGACCGTGA
- a CDS encoding cytochrome P450, translating into MTIPKQASTQHMLREHNADLADPLFWQLPRSERLKAFALLRGLDAPVRFGDGTGSPLKPGTPSGAGKPGKGFYALVKHADVMEASRQPRLFASAPGVTTPEPAAWAKAVFGNSMVNMDGAEHATMRKIVSRAFTPRLLAAAEEDIRDVARRVVDEMIARRPGDFVPSVASRMPFEVICNLMGIPERYRPEIADRVNHASENVGVKRGVRARLRVPGRGLRALAHMQLVMAKLARERRRHPTDDLISALVRADIDGQSLSSRQLGAFFSLLLVAGVETTRNAIAHGLALLTDHPEQRDLLVSDFDRYADGTVDEIVRHSTPIIQFRRTVTAECALGGREFRPGEKVVLFYASANRDEAVFTNPDAFDITRDPNPHLGYGGGGPHYCLGSHLARQEMKALFHELLTRPRDVRAVGMPELVDSNFDNRVRTLRFAFEPS; encoded by the coding sequence ATGACGATCCCGAAGCAGGCGTCCACGCAGCACATGCTGCGGGAGCACAACGCCGATCTCGCCGATCCGCTGTTCTGGCAACTGCCGCGCTCCGAACGGCTGAAAGCCTTCGCGCTGCTGCGCGGTCTCGACGCACCGGTGCGGTTCGGGGACGGTACGGGCTCCCCGCTGAAACCCGGCACGCCAAGCGGGGCGGGAAAGCCGGGGAAGGGCTTCTACGCGCTGGTGAAGCACGCCGACGTCATGGAAGCGAGCCGACAGCCGCGGCTCTTCGCGAGCGCGCCGGGCGTCACCACTCCCGAGCCCGCCGCCTGGGCGAAGGCCGTGTTCGGCAACTCCATGGTCAACATGGACGGCGCCGAGCACGCCACGATGCGCAAGATCGTTTCCCGCGCCTTCACCCCGCGCCTGCTCGCCGCCGCGGAGGAGGACATCCGCGACGTGGCCCGCCGGGTCGTGGACGAGATGATCGCCCGTCGGCCGGGCGACTTCGTGCCGTCGGTCGCCTCCCGCATGCCGTTCGAGGTGATCTGCAACCTGATGGGGATCCCGGAGCGCTACCGGCCGGAGATCGCCGACCGCGTCAACCACGCGTCCGAGAACGTCGGTGTGAAGCGCGGTGTACGCGCCAGGCTGCGGGTGCCGGGACGCGGGCTGCGCGCCCTGGCCCATATGCAGCTCGTCATGGCGAAACTCGCCCGTGAGCGCCGCCGCCACCCCACCGACGACCTGATCTCCGCGCTCGTACGAGCCGACATCGACGGTCAGTCGCTCTCCTCGCGCCAGCTCGGCGCCTTCTTCTCCCTGCTGCTCGTCGCCGGCGTGGAGACCACGCGCAACGCGATCGCCCACGGCCTGGCGCTGCTGACCGACCACCCGGAGCAGCGCGACCTGCTGGTGTCGGACTTCGACCGGTACGCCGACGGGACCGTGGACGAGATCGTCCGCCACTCGACGCCGATCATCCAGTTCCGCCGGACAGTCACGGCCGAATGCGCGCTGGGAGGACGGGAGTTCCGGCCGGGTGAGAAGGTGGTGCTCTTCTACGCCTCCGCCAATCGCGACGAGGCGGTGTTCACGAATCCCGATGCATTCGACATCACCCGCGACCCGAATCCCCATCTGGGGTACGGCGGCGGCGGGCCGCACTACTGCCTGGGGTCACATCTGGCCCGGCAGGAAATGAAGGCGCTTTTCCACGAGTTGCTCACGAGGCCGCGCGATGTGCGGGCGGTGGGAATGCCGGAGCTGGTCGATTCGAACTTCGACAACCGCGTCCGCACGCTGCGTTTCGCGTTCGAGCCCTCCTGA
- a CDS encoding LysR family transcriptional regulator — MAHNHSSRPRLSPSSYEEDIQQVLAPRLAYFAAVARHEHVTRAAHELAVPQSTLSRAMVRLEEDLGVALFARKGRTVSLTPAGRTFLTTVERALAEVERAAESVRADADPATGKVAFGFLHTMGSETVPGLIRAFRADHPRVRFQLVQNYGEAMIERLRAGDLDLCLTSPVPDAPDLVARRLDEQRLRLVVPDDHRLATRKRVRLAEAADEAFVTLEPGYGLRRITDDLCAEAGFKPRVAFEGEEAETLRGLVAAGLGVALLPPPAVARPGVRELTVTAPRAVREIGVAWLDGHPDTPPVAAFKRFLLSRRGHLLPE, encoded by the coding sequence ATGGCGCATAACCACAGCTCACGGCCCCGGCTGTCACCGAGCAGTTACGAAGAAGACATCCAGCAAGTACTCGCGCCGCGCCTCGCGTACTTCGCGGCGGTCGCCCGCCACGAGCACGTCACCCGCGCCGCCCACGAGCTGGCCGTCCCGCAGTCGACGCTCTCGCGCGCCATGGTGAGGCTGGAGGAGGACCTGGGGGTCGCCCTGTTCGCCCGCAAGGGCCGTACCGTCTCCCTCACCCCCGCCGGCCGCACCTTCCTCACCACCGTCGAGCGCGCACTGGCCGAGGTCGAGCGAGCGGCGGAGTCGGTACGGGCCGACGCCGACCCCGCGACCGGCAAGGTCGCCTTCGGCTTCCTGCACACCATGGGATCGGAAACCGTCCCGGGGCTGATCCGCGCCTTCCGGGCCGACCACCCGCGGGTCCGCTTCCAGCTCGTCCAGAACTACGGCGAGGCCATGATCGAGCGGCTGCGCGCCGGCGACCTCGATCTCTGCCTGACCTCACCCGTGCCGGACGCCCCCGACCTGGTGGCCCGCCGCCTCGACGAACAGCGGCTGCGCCTGGTCGTCCCCGACGACCACCGCCTGGCCACGCGGAAGCGGGTGCGGCTCGCGGAGGCGGCCGACGAGGCGTTCGTGACCCTGGAACCCGGTTACGGGCTGCGGCGGATCACCGACGACCTGTGCGCAGAGGCGGGCTTCAAGCCGCGCGTCGCGTTCGAGGGCGAGGAGGCGGAGACGCTGCGGGGCCTGGTGGCGGCCGGGCTCGGCGTCGCCCTGCTGCCGCCGCCGGCGGTGGCCCGGCCCGGCGTCAGGGAGCTGACGGTGACCGCGCCGCGCGCCGTGCGCGAGATCGGCGTCGCCTGGCTCGACGGCCACCCGGACACACCCCCGGTGGCGGCCTTCAAGCGCTTCCTGCTGTCGCGCCGGGGCCATCTGCTGCCCGAATGA
- a CDS encoding MFS transporter, with product MPPASTKASTTPVGADAVVVETDSRLAPSSPGYRRMSFALFAAGVATFALLYSTQALLPLISADFGASASAASWTVSAATGALALFVLPMSALSERFGRSRLMTLSLTVAVAVGLLVPFAPSLEWLVALRAVQGAALAGVPASAMAYLAEEVRPKALIAAIGLFVAGNSIGGMSGRIVTGWAAQLWDWRAALAAVGVLAVVCVVVFRLMLPKARHFTPGSLNPKALTKTVRGHLADPLLLRLYAIGALFMTVFGAVYTVIGYRLVEAPFSLPQGVVGSVFLVYLVGTVSSAAAGKLVARLGRRGALYLAVSTTAAGLLLSVADTLVAVLTGLVLITAGFFAGHAVASSSVSRTAKTGRAQASALYQSAYYLGSSVGGTLGAVAFHAGGWAGTVLLGLVAVLGVVSITLYGTRVARVEQRQLVALRTRSTLRV from the coding sequence ATGCCTCCTGCCAGTACCAAGGCGTCCACCACCCCTGTGGGCGCCGACGCCGTTGTTGTCGAAACCGACTCCCGCCTCGCCCCCTCCTCCCCCGGCTACCGCCGCATGAGCTTCGCGCTCTTCGCCGCCGGGGTGGCGACCTTCGCCCTCCTGTACTCCACCCAGGCGCTGCTGCCGCTGATCTCCGCCGACTTCGGCGCGAGCGCGAGCGCCGCCAGCTGGACCGTCTCGGCCGCGACGGGTGCGCTGGCCCTGTTCGTCCTGCCGATGAGTGCCCTCTCGGAGCGCTTCGGGCGCAGCCGCCTGATGACGCTCTCGCTGACGGTCGCCGTCGCGGTCGGCCTGCTGGTGCCCTTCGCTCCCTCGCTGGAGTGGCTGGTGGCGCTGCGCGCCGTGCAGGGCGCCGCGCTGGCCGGTGTGCCCGCGTCCGCGATGGCGTATCTCGCGGAGGAGGTACGGCCGAAGGCGCTGATCGCGGCGATCGGCCTGTTCGTGGCGGGCAACTCCATCGGCGGGATGAGCGGCCGCATCGTCACGGGCTGGGCGGCGCAGCTGTGGGACTGGCGCGCGGCGCTCGCCGCGGTCGGCGTGCTGGCCGTGGTGTGCGTCGTGGTGTTCCGGCTGATGCTCCCGAAGGCGCGTCACTTCACGCCCGGTTCGCTGAACCCGAAGGCGCTGACGAAGACCGTCCGAGGTCACCTGGCCGACCCGCTGCTGCTGCGCCTGTACGCCATCGGCGCGCTCTTCATGACGGTGTTCGGCGCCGTCTACACGGTGATCGGCTACCGGCTGGTCGAGGCCCCCTTCAGCCTCCCGCAGGGCGTCGTCGGCTCCGTCTTCCTGGTCTACCTCGTCGGTACGGTCTCCTCCGCGGCGGCCGGAAAGCTCGTCGCCCGCCTCGGCCGACGGGGTGCGCTGTACCTGGCGGTGTCCACGACGGCGGCGGGTCTGCTGCTCTCGGTGGCCGACACGCTGGTCGCCGTACTGACGGGTTTGGTACTGATCACCGCCGGCTTCTTCGCGGGTCACGCGGTGGCGTCGTCCTCGGTCAGCCGTACGGCGAAGACAGGACGGGCGCAGGCGTCCGCGCTCTACCAGTCCGCGTACTACCTGGGCAGCAGCGTGGGCGGCACGCTCGGCGCGGTGGCCTTCCACGCCGGGGGCTGGGCGGGCACCGTGCTCCTCGGACTGGTCGCCGTGCTCGGCGTCGTGTCGATCACGCTGTACGGGACCAGGGTCGCCCGGGTCGAGCAGCGCCAGCTCGTGGCGCTGCGGACCAGGAGCACCCTACGCGTGTAA
- a CDS encoding chaplin — translation MSHIAKAAALIAGTGALLAGSAGLATADSGAHGETVKNPGVISGNAIQVPIHIPINLCGNSVNIVGLLNPAFGNACANISEHGAYGH, via the coding sequence ATGTCGCACATCGCGAAGGCAGCTGCCCTCATCGCCGGCACCGGCGCCCTGCTGGCCGGCAGCGCCGGTCTGGCCACCGCCGACTCGGGAGCGCACGGTGAGACCGTCAAGAACCCCGGCGTCATCTCAGGCAACGCGATCCAGGTGCCCATCCACATCCCGATCAACCTGTGCGGCAACTCCGTGAACATCGTCGGCCTGCTCAACCCGGCGTTCGGCAACGCCTGCGCCAACATCTCGGAGCACGGCGCCTACGGCCACTGA
- a CDS encoding sigma-70 family RNA polymerase sigma factor, protein MSDVLTTQDLDSRLEKHRTELTGYCYRMLGSAFEADDAVQDTMVRAWRNFDKFEGRSSLRSWLYRIATNVCLDMLNAGNRRARPMDLTAATPVAQAALNSRPEITWLEPVPDGRVLPSTADPAETAVSRESVRLAFVAALQHLPPKQRAVLILREVLAWKASEVAELLETTIASVNSALQRARATIAEHGSQETDTANPLNEEQKKLLERYVAAFEGYDMTALTALLHEDATLSMPPYDLWLRGHDDIVGWMLGVGEVCRGSKLVPVVANGTPAFAHYHPSQSGDGGFEPWALMVIEIVEGRVSGITSFLDTKRWFPLFDLPEHLEKGDVAH, encoded by the coding sequence ATGAGTGATGTCTTGACGACGCAGGACCTGGATTCCCGGCTGGAGAAGCACCGGACGGAGCTCACCGGGTACTGCTACCGGATGCTGGGGTCGGCCTTCGAGGCAGACGACGCCGTGCAGGACACGATGGTCCGGGCCTGGCGCAACTTCGACAAGTTCGAGGGCCGGTCGTCGCTGCGCTCGTGGCTGTACCGCATCGCCACGAACGTATGCCTGGACATGCTCAACGCAGGCAACCGCAGGGCCCGCCCGATGGACCTCACGGCGGCGACCCCGGTCGCGCAGGCCGCGCTCAACTCCCGCCCCGAGATCACCTGGCTGGAGCCGGTGCCGGACGGGCGGGTGCTGCCCTCGACGGCCGACCCGGCGGAGACCGCCGTCTCCCGCGAGAGCGTGCGGCTCGCGTTCGTCGCCGCGCTCCAGCACCTGCCGCCGAAGCAGCGGGCGGTGCTGATTCTGCGCGAGGTGCTGGCCTGGAAGGCGAGCGAGGTCGCCGAGCTGCTGGAGACCACGATCGCGTCGGTGAACAGCGCGCTCCAGCGGGCCCGCGCGACGATCGCCGAGCACGGCTCGCAGGAGACGGACACCGCGAACCCGCTAAACGAGGAACAGAAGAAGCTGCTGGAGCGGTACGTCGCGGCCTTCGAGGGGTACGACATGACCGCCCTGACGGCGCTGCTCCACGAGGACGCCACCCTGTCCATGCCGCCCTACGACCTCTGGCTCCGGGGCCACGACGACATCGTCGGCTGGATGCTCGGCGTCGGCGAGGTCTGCCGGGGGTCGAAGCTGGTCCCGGTCGTGGCCAACGGTACGCCGGCCTTCGCCCACTACCACCCGAGCCAGTCGGGCGACGGCGGCTTCGAGCCGTGGGCGCTCATGGTCATCGAGATCGTGGAGGGCAGGGTCAGCGGGATCACGTCCTTCCTGGACACCAAGCGGTGGTTCCCGCTCTTCGACCTGCCCGAGCATCTGGAAAAGGGCGACGTGGCGCACTGA
- a CDS encoding lipopolysaccharide biosynthesis protein, translated as MTESPEQQPAAHGRIGRLLTKIKPHLGTARLPVWWPVPVCAVLGTVCGASYGAMKTPEYAATSYVVAVPAKGTDPTAALGYAQAYGRITTSDSTLAYARVAAGVPPKALRTQVSTETSPDSPMIAITGTATGPAVAADIANAVAEAVFVSSNHVSKNTGVKLLVFSRALTPTEPTSPSVPVSAAVGGCAGGLLGGLALLVRPRRPRRTASAQVPAPTAHTEPGAHAERELV; from the coding sequence ATGACCGAGTCCCCCGAGCAGCAGCCCGCCGCCCACGGCCGGATCGGCCGGCTCCTCACAAAGATCAAACCGCACCTCGGCACCGCCCGCCTGCCCGTCTGGTGGCCGGTCCCCGTGTGCGCCGTGCTCGGCACCGTGTGCGGAGCGTCGTACGGCGCCATGAAGACCCCGGAGTACGCCGCGACCAGCTATGTGGTGGCCGTCCCCGCCAAGGGCACCGACCCCACCGCGGCCCTCGGCTACGCCCAGGCGTACGGCCGGATCACGACCAGCGACTCCACTCTCGCGTACGCGCGGGTGGCGGCGGGAGTGCCGCCGAAGGCGCTCCGTACGCAGGTCAGCACAGAGACGTCGCCCGACTCACCGATGATCGCGATCACCGGTACGGCCACCGGGCCCGCCGTGGCGGCGGACATCGCCAACGCCGTCGCGGAAGCCGTGTTCGTCAGCAGCAACCACGTCTCCAAGAACACCGGCGTCAAGCTGCTCGTCTTCTCCCGGGCGCTCACGCCGACCGAGCCGACGTCCCCCTCCGTCCCGGTCAGCGCGGCCGTGGGCGGGTGCGCGGGCGGCCTCCTCGGCGGTCTGGCCCTTCTCGTACGGCCGAGGCGCCCCCGCAGGACCGCTTCGGCTCAGGTGCCCGCCCCCACGGCGCACACCGAGCCCGGCGCCCACGCGGAACGGGAGCTCGTGTGA
- a CDS encoding tyrosinase cofactor — protein MGLMTRRRAATARGGSLTRRILLRGGFAMGVIAGTAGALAPILTKRPGPATAAANGPEAPGTAEAERERLAERFAETYRGRHIQGTVRGALPAGAAGRSRRAGSFGDAMTVAAVRDVEVRIDGRPLHVMRRADGSYLSLVNHYESFPTLLDAARAAVDELGDAQLSASPLHSL, from the coding sequence ATGGGCCTGATGACGCGCAGGAGGGCGGCGACCGCGCGAGGGGGTTCCCTGACCCGCCGCATTCTGTTGCGCGGCGGCTTCGCGATGGGCGTCATCGCGGGCACCGCGGGGGCGCTCGCCCCGATCCTCACCAAACGGCCGGGGCCCGCGACGGCCGCGGCGAACGGCCCGGAGGCCCCCGGGACGGCGGAAGCGGAGCGGGAGCGCCTCGCCGAGCGGTTCGCCGAGACGTACCGGGGCCGGCACATCCAGGGGACCGTGCGGGGCGCGCTGCCGGCGGGGGCGGCAGGCAGGTCGCGCCGGGCCGGTTCCTTCGGCGACGCGATGACCGTGGCGGCCGTACGGGACGTGGAGGTACGCATCGACGGCCGGCCGCTGCACGTCATGCGGCGCGCCGACGGCAGCTACCTCAGCCTGGTGAACCATTACGAGTCGTTCCCGACGCTGCTCGACGCGGCGCGCGCCGCCGTGGACGAACTGGGCGACGCCCAGCTGTCGGCGTCTCCCCTGCACAGTCTCTGA